The DNA region CCCCACCCCGCCCGTCGTCACTGGCTGAATGACCGGAGAACCGGCCGGTTTCCGCGCTTTCCGGCAGTAACGCGCAGCCCTCGGGCCGCCGGATCGCAGGGGTCGCGGGGCGGGTCGCCTGGCTCGCAGGGATCAAGCCTGACCGCCCGGAGAGACAGGCGACCCGCCCCGACCCGCCCCACCCGTCGTAACTGGCCGAATGACCGGAGAACCGGCCGGTTTCCGCGCTTTCCGGCAGTAACGTGCGGCCCCGTCACCAGGCGGCGACGAGGAGGTCGCGCGTCCCTTCGAGCAGCTCCGGCATGGTCTTGGTCGCGCCGATCACGGTGATGAAGTTGGTGTCGCCGCCCCAGCGGGGCACCACGTGCTGGTGCAGGTGGCCGGCGATGCCGGCGCCGGCGATCGAGCCCTGGTTCATCCCGATGTTGAACCCCTGCGCGCCGGACACCGCGCGCAGCGTGGCCATCGCTCGCTGGGTGAAGGCGCCGAGCTCGGCGACCTCACCGGCGTCGAGCTCGGTGTAGTCCGCCACGTGCCGGTAGGGGCACACCATGAGGTGGCCCGCGTTGTAGGGATACAGGTTCAGCACGGCGTACACCTGCTCGCCCCGCGCCACCACCAGCGACTCGGCCCCGTCGGTCGATGGCGCCACGCAGAACGGGCAGTCCTCACCGGAACCCTCGTGCGTCGGCTTGTTCTCGCCGCGCAGGTAGGCCAGGCGGTGCGGGGTCCACAGCCGGTCCCACGCCTCCACCCCGCCCATCTCCGGCCTCACACCTGCACCCGTCGCGCCACGGCGTCGAGGATCTCCGCCACGGCGTCGGCGACCGGCACGCCGTTCTTCTGCGAGCCGTCGCGGTAGCGGAAGGAGACCCCGCCGGCCGCGACGTCGTCGTCGCCGGCGATGAGCATGTAGGGCACCTTCTGCTTCTGCGCGTTGCGGATCTTCTTCTGCATCCGGTCGTCGCTGCGGTCGACCTCCACGCGTACACCGGCCTTGCGGAGCTGGGCCGCGACGTCCTCCAGGTAGTCGACGTGCCCGTCGGTGATGGGGATCCCGACGACCTGCACGGGCGCCAGCCACACGGGGAACGCCCCGGCGTAGTGCTCGAGCAGCACCGCGAAGAACCGCTCGATCGAGCCGAACAGGGCACGGTGGATCATCACCGGGCGCTGGTGGCTGCCGTCCGCCGCGGTGTACTCGAGGCCGAAGCGCTCAGGCAGGTTGAAGTCCACCTGGATGGTCGACATCTGCCAGGTGCGGCCGATCGCGTCGCGCGCCTGCACGGAGATCTTCGGGCCGTAGAACGCGGCGCCACCCGGGTCCATGACCAGCTCGAGGTTCTGCCGCTCCGCCGCCTGGCGCAGCGTCTCGGTCGCCTCCTCCCACGCCTCGTCGGTGCCGACGAACTTCACCGGGTCCTTGGTCGAGAGCTCGAGGTAGAAGTCGTCGAGGCCGTAGTCGCGCAGCAGGTCGAGCACGAAGGTGAGCAGCGAGTCGAGCTCGCC from Frankiales bacterium includes:
- a CDS encoding HIT domain-containing protein, giving the protein MGGVEAWDRLWTPHRLAYLRGENKPTHEGSGEDCPFCVAPSTDGAESLVVARGEQVYAVLNLYPYNAGHLMVCPYRHVADYTELDAGEVAELGAFTQRAMATLRAVSGAQGFNIGMNQGSIAGAGIAGHLHQHVVPRWGGDTNFITVIGATKTMPELLEGTRDLLVAAW